The DNA sequence TGGAAAATCAGTATTAAATCAACATCTCTTTCATCTTTCTAAACAATCAGTAGAAAGGGCTCAGTTTAAAACATTCTGCTGACCAATGTACATATCTTTTCAGAGGATGGACTTAtgctttcagaaatataaaGGATACAGATTAAAATATGACTTCTTGAATCCTTCCCTCTTCTTCCCTCCTGTCTGCTTCCCTTCTCACTTGGAGAGTTTGGTGATGACACGGATTAAAGCCCCATTCTCATCCTTTAGTCTCTGGTTTTCCATCTTAAGCTCTGCTTTAATCTGAGGGAATAGAGAGTATAAAAACATAAGGGTGGACAGAGTATCTAAAAAGTCCTACAACTCGTCCCAGGTAGAGCATTTCTGCTTACAGTGGTTAGTATAAGGATTTGCTTGTTCTTAATTTGTAGTTTAAAAGTAAGTTCATATTTTGGTAGTGTCTTCATGGGCTACACACCAAGGACTGGTTTTTATTTCTGGTCATGTCAGTAATCTTTTCAGCCTTGGTCACATCAAATGGGAGGTAGCAGATTCAGAGAACAACAGACCACCCGCAGAACACATGCTAATCTACCTCTTAAAACAAAGGCATAACCTTGGATTcttgcaaaaccacaagcaagcattttttttttgctataaaCAATATTTACTTTGAGTACAAAATTTGTTTCACTAGATTTGATCGATAGTGACCACAACACCCCATAACTGTCATAACATTTACATACaatattaataaatacaatGAATCTTGATCTGTGCAGAGACCACTTTTAAAAGTTGTGCATAACACAGGAGAGGGAAACACGGGGATACAGAAAGGTGTCttctaagagaaaaaaaaaatcatgctcaTGAAGTGGACAGTAACAAGGTCCTACTTAAAGTGAAACTCAGTACAAGTTTGCTGGTGTTTATAAATGATGGACGTAGCTTCagggtctgaaaagtgaaagcAATGCAAAAGTGCCTTAAACCTACAGTCTGTCTTATCACCAGCATGAGATGGTTCCTGCATGTTCAGCTGTATAGTAATCTATGGGAAAAAATGCTTTTTGGCTCCTTTGATCTATGGCCAGGGTAAACACTCTCCTGAGGTCTTAGTCGCTACTTTTAAGTTCTCTTTTTAGATTCTGGACCCCATTCAAGTCAAATAGGATGGAAAAAAACAGGTATGCTGCAGAGAGGACCTACCTTGTGACTCATAGTTTGCTACTGTATAAGTGTTCAGTGCTTCTTGGTTTCTCAATCTGATCCATGGCCTGAGGCTTCTAAACCTATTTCTAACCAAACCTGATATCATACTGACTATggtatgtccatcttttatgtacattCTATGAAGGTTTCTGGTTTCTACTCTTATTAGTAACTGGTACAGAAAGAAAACTGGCCTAAAGAATAAAGGACAGACTGATCtttattaaacaaatacaataatgtGTTCATACACACCGACAGACAGATACTTTTAGACCAGTTTTGAATAATTTCTCTGTTGTAAAGGTATATTTTTAGACCAGCATCTTTGTTTAGGTCTCTCATTCACAGACAACAAGAGGTTTGTGTTTGCATTCACTTGGGAAGAGCACAGCAGACATTTGTGGGCTTTACGCTGCAGATGAATACTGATTGCTCAGTCGCTGCAGTGCTCACACATTCCACAGCCAGCAGAGCATAATGGTGACAAATGATGTCAGCTAAAGCCACTGAAGACAAAACAGCTGAGACCACAGCACCAAGTTACAACCAAACACTTACTGTATATTCTCAAAAGAGGCTTAATgttaaaattcagttttaagGCATTTATAAAACATTTACCTTCAGTTGTTCTTCCATATCTGATATCCTCTTTTTAAGGCTCCAGCTTTCCTTTAAGTATAATCATTAAaggtaattaaaataaatgagtaaaaatggttaaaaaacacTTCTCCTCTTGAGTCCAtacctttttttctgcttctagCACATTGGCCCCACAGTCATCCTGTCTCCCCTTCTGCAGCAAAGAGAGATTACTATGAGAAAAGATTGCAATTTATGGAAACAGCTTGATTATGGAGTCTCTGTTATCAATGTCTcatatttatgtaaaaaaatgGACTGTTGCCCTTTTTAAACAAATGGTTAATTTGTTTCTCAGTAGTGTTTCTGGATCATTACTTCAGACTTGCTTAGAGTACCTGTGCTCTCTCCAGCTGGTCTTGAATCATGGTGAGTTCCTGTTTACTTGTTTCCAGTCGGGACTTGAGCCTTTGATTTGTTGCCAGTGCCTTTTCATACATCTACAAAATACCCACATGTTAGGATTTCTACCACCAAACACTGCCACCAGGACTCTTTTTTGTGGTAGTTTCAGTTTTCATAATTTGCCATCAGGGTCAGATTTCTTCCTTAAAATATCTTGACAGACATTAGATTGCCATTAGGTTTAGTATATGTGTTATTAAATTTACATACTTAATTTCTATTTGAAATTAGATTTGAATATTATCAGCAGTAGTTCCCATTCTATTCATCATTTTCATTAAATCCAAATGTTATGAATTATTGAGCCCACTGAATCTCTgtgtgttctttttatttttgttcttttattacAGTACATAAGCATCTACAGTACTGTCAAAAAGTAGCACTCAGAATCTACATATTACAAATCTATAACAGTcgtgtatatttgtatttaaggTGTATCACATACCTTTTTGTAGTCATTATTTGCTGTCTCTTCTTGTGCCTTTTTCCTTGCAGATAGTCTGTTCTCTCTTTGTAAAAAGTAGGACTCAGCATGGTTTGTTGATGTGTCATTGGAGACATCAGATGATCCAGATGATCCCAATCTGAAGACACAGGAGATGTATTAACTCTTAATTCAGATTTAGCACACTCTTTGCCCAATTGAATGGATATACTCCTGTCAGTAATGGATAGATTCCTGTTTTTGCTGTCATTCTGGTAATATGTGgtaatgccttttttttttactgatggtGTAAATCAAATTAGAAGAACCTTACCTAGACAGCCTCTCATgctgaaatgagaagaaaatgttttagaaaGGGGTGCAATCTgaccaaagtttttttttaaaaaaatacagtatgACAACCACACtaagcacttttaaaaacattccTGATTATCTTAACCAAGATATCAGCTGTGCTTAACCCCAACTTAAACCTTACATTGCATAAGGAACCATTTCAACCCCATTTTCCAGCAAATGCATCAACATTTTCTTCTGCATAAGACTGTTACACTAAAATAAAGGTAATTTGGACTCAGAGCATGTTTTATTACATGTGCAATGTCAGCAAATATAGATACAGACTATATTATCAATATTCATGCAATCGCATGTCTGGGTTTCTGGAAAATTACTTGTTCAAGAATTATGTTGAAAGGGACTtttagtggggaaaaaaaaggtttatggCAGTCTGAAATTCTCAGCCAAGTTAAAGGGGGGAGAGGAAATGATTCCTTAAATAAACTGACAAGCACAGATAGCTAAAACACATCCAAAAAAGGTAATAACTACTGCACCGGCTACTGCTTACCTCTAACTTAGGAAATAATTTCCTTAGGAGATGACAAAGTATAGGATAATACATCAACTTATAAGGTTagtaaatataatatagtataaAATATAAGGACTATATATACACTGGTACAAAGTCTTCCACACCAGTTCTGCTGAGTTGACAGTTGACATCCAGTGACTGGGAAGGCCatagcatattttttttaaagtttgtttccttttgtgATTTGAAATTTTAAAGTTAAGTCCACTAGCaacaataagaagaaaaaagtggttGTAAAATGTACACTTGTGCTGCCACATTCAACTGTAGTGAAACTATAGACTGTATCTAAACAATGGACTTAGCTTTCTGTTCTGAAGACTGTAGCCATTGTAAAAGTCCCTTGAGCCTCTATTCTTTAGTGGCCAGCAACTGGCAGTGCCTATGATTGCAAATAGAAGTCAGACTCTATAGAAAACATCCACTGGCTCCTCTGATCCATGAGCTCAACAAACACTCTTCTGCCCCCTGAATAGTCTCAAGCACTTGCTTGAAATATGTTTACCATTACTGCAAAAAATTGAGGCTCAAATAGAGAATTGTTTAGAATAGGCCTATCTTGTCTGATAAGGTAGGTCTTTCTCTGGGGAGCATGTTGTTATGTTGTACCCGTGCCTGCATGTGTTTTTGGTACTGGCACTTAGGCTTTCTCTCAAGATATGTATTTGTGGTttatctgttcattttaaattggCCATAAACATGAGGTAGATAAAGTACTTAGATTATATATGCTTGTAGCTCGTAGCTTGTAGTCCAAAGCACTTTGAATGGTCAGTAAGACTATAAAACACCACATGAGTTCCACTCCATTTCCTATGAGCTCCTTCAGTTTAATGCCACTCATGAAATTTGGTTTCAAAACAGCTAGCAGTGGCAAACATGCTCAGCTAGAGGTTTCACTGCAGGACCAGTTAtagatgatgtcacagtggctaTATCCAGCTTTATCTACAATCTATGAGTGTAACTCAGCACCATAGAGTATAggaaataaagttgttttttaacatgtgtttactgctttttttgtgtattttaactCAGATTGCTCTTGTTATCTAATGCTAACCAACTAGTTTCTGTGTCTGAATTCAACCAAATAGCAggaggaaatgaaaaataaacagagaGCCAAGGCAAAACTAAACAGTCATTTTAGAAAAAGGTCAGACTGGAGTCTTCGTTTCAACAGTTGGATGTGTTTGCAAATGCTGTTTCTTTTGCTCTCCATGCTGACTGCTTACTTGCATGCACCCAGACCTGCTAAATCATCGGTCAATAGCACTCAGACTACAAGCAGCctataaacagaaacattttcacTACCAAACATTATGTCCCTTGCCTACAGATTATGGATATCCATATAAagaatttctttattaaaattaGTAGGAACAAATTAGCAACACTATTATGTGCTTGGAGGACTTCTTGGATACTTGTTATTGTTATACTTCAAAAATTTGTCTGCAATAGGTATAATCTGGTAAGATTTTACCATTTGATTAGCAAACGTTATGGCACAAACATCCTAACCTTAGAGAGCAAAAGAAAATATATGCCCAAGTCCTGTGGTGACATTAGCATTTAGCTGAAAGCACTGCTGTGCCTAAATACAGCCTTGTAAAGATACTAGCATGGCTGCCCACTTTTGTGTGATGTGAGAGATTAAAAggcaagaaaacaaaatacagcCTCCAGTAGACAAAAATAGCTTTGCCACGTTTCTTTTCTAAACCCACCTTTTAATCCTCAAGTGTGCTTTCTGTTTATTCATCACAAGAAAAGCTCTTACTGTAACTCTTTTAGTGCAAACAATACGTTTGTTTAAGGTTGTAAAAGTAATGAGCTTGCTTGTTGTCTGTACTTCTGCATTTTGTCTTTTAGAAAATTCAAACAGAGAATTGACTTGTTAATATAAGACAGTCCACACAGTTACAGTTTACACTGCATCTTTATTCTTTCAGAGACCTTTGTAAAGACTGTAGTATAAACTTAAGCCAAAAAGCAGATATGTAACCTATGCCTGAGGGCTACATGTCATGTAAAACTGATAAAGTAAGCTGAATTCTCTAAAGAAGAGACAGGGTTTTAAGTTGAAGGCACATTGTGTAAACACAGTGATACGCTTCACTTCAGACATTTATGAGACCTTTAAAGAGATGACATCCAGTCATGTCTGCCATGCTAGGTAAATGACAATGAACAATATACTGTATTCAGACTTGGAAAAAGCTCTGATTTATATTAAGCAGTATCACACAGAAACAGATGCTGATCAAAaagtttttgtgtctttgtctcaTGAAGGACTGACTCCATCTGAAATCTGTCCTCCAGCCTTCCCAGATTCTGTGGGGGACTTTTTGTCTAATGACCAGCTATTCCCAAATGGAAAATATGAGCTTCCCTTAGGACTAGCAGAGAGATAAACATCCATAAATACTGGGTTCCCACAAGTCAGTCCTCCAAGCACTCTGTCCCTCTTTCCTTCTGTTCCTCTTCATCCTGTCTTTCATCCCCcctgctctgtctctctttctctctatttttctcttgcctcctcctcctcctctcttcctgTTGCCCTCTCTCTCACAAACTTTTCTCTGCGTCACACCATATATTTTTCTCAAGAGGTTCTTGGTTTGCATAAACAGATAAGACTAACTGCTTATTACAACATTTCCTTCCAAGTTTTCTGCTCCCTTGCTCACGAACATCAATGTGTAGCTTTATTTATCAGTTTATGTGTTACTATGGTCATTTGAACTATCCCCATATACAGTAATGAACAATATAAAACTGCACATTCTCCACGTGGTTTATTACAAGTATCTAATAATCTAACTGCACAGACCCTAGAGTGCAATAAAATAAGTAATCCTAAAGGTAAGCTATTCTAACTTAAAGGAAAACACACGATTTATTTAGAATGTAAAAATAGCACATTATTGGGTAAATATTACACTTTGGGCTGTATTGGGCTAAATTACCACAAAATCACCTCTGCAGTGATAGAATGTCAAACTGgagtaccaaaataaaacattgtaaTCATGTTGCAGAAACAATTGAAGACACATGAAGTCCAGCATATTTTGAGAAATTCTACTTCCCTAATTTTTCCTAATTGCACTGCATAAATCATATAAAATGATTAGCTAATGCCACACAATTatgtccaaaaaacaaaacagaccaaaaaaatagaattggatTGAAGGCAGTGATGAGTTATGTGTGTTCTAATGCTCAGAAATACCTCTGTGGCTTGTTTTCAACACATTTCTTCGACAATGACCGAACCTCAAAGttaatgttttccttttatggCATTTCCTGCCACTAAACAAACACTTAAAAGATTAAAGACAATCAGGCCTTACCCGCAGGCTCTTAGTAGTGGCAACAGAAGAAACTGGACAAGAGTCAGAGAGTTGCTTTCTGATGCGTGACGGATCTTTGTTGTGAGAAGGTAGAGATGACATCGCCCCTGGGCAGCTGGAACCACTGCATGCAGCAGTATTGTCGTCAGAAGTAagtccaattttttttttttttaatgttctttttaaacggAAGAGAAGTAGAgagatatgtattttttatccAGTAAGATTAAAAtcagatttgttttttctttggttaAAGGACAATCCAAGCGTCTTCTTCACGTGATAGTGAGACATTGCATATCAGAAGAGAGTGAAACAATTGCACAAGTGTGAGATCTGTGGGGGGAAGTGGTGGGAGAGGGGAGTAGGCGGGCTgcaatgtgtgtgcgtgtgcatgcgcgtgtgtgtgtgtgtgtaccaaaGGATTTTAGAGCAGTATTGTGTAAAGGAATTAACAAACCAGAGTAAAAATTACAAATACAATAAAAAGTCAAATTAATAGTGTTTTGAAATGAATAtacattacattttctttttaagaaaagCCTGTTTTGTATATTATGGTGTAACTTTGATGCAATGTAAATTCTGTAAATGTGATACTGTATGTAATGCAAAGGGAAGTAAACTTATTTCAAGGCAAAGTATTTTTTCCttgtgaattaaaatgtgatagAGTCCTTTAAGCAAAAGGGAACCAAggcttttacattaaaataaataaatgaaaacctatCAGTTTAAATAACTAGCGGAAGACACATCTGAATGTACAgtagtaaagaaaggaaaagtaataataaaaacatatagGGTGCTTGGCCATGGAGACATGTGTATACTATGTCTTACAGTATATTCTGTCGTTAAAGGTTGACCGAGCTCCAAGTTGCATGTGTCTGTGGTTACATTAGTTGCAATGCAATGTAACCAGCTCAAAGGCAGTTTTCGGCATTCATTTATCTAAAAAGGGTACATTTTCTGTGAGTTATTCACAAATAATGCACTGCTGTAAATGTGTGCCAGTGGTAAAGACACACCTTTTTAGCAAAAATATCTGATTCTGAGTAGTTTCTCAGCATTATGAGAGGTGAAAGTGTTAGGAATCTTAGTCATACCAAACTAGGGCTTGGTTATATTTCTTGTTTCAGCCTCAGTCAGTGTACACGTCATCTCCATGTACTctaatcacattaaaaatctaataattctacaaatttaaatttttacaggaaTGCTGAGCACATCGTACATGATGTAACTGCAACTACAGAAGAATTCTGGattattctatttatttcatGCTGGACAACAGCGAGACAGTACAGTTTACATAAAGTGCAACATCCTAACAATGCAGGGGTCAGTCAGTCACTTATAAAGGGCTTGCTGTTGTCTTTTAATCAGTTTCAGTTCAAAGACCGAAGAAGGATGACAGTAGTCCACTTAACATGAGAAATCTGAGGTATAGATACATTTAACAGTAACTTGCAAATTggctacaaaaataaaataaaaaaataacgataTACGGCACATATCCTCTAGTTACAAAGGTTTTGTTTTCTCCATATCCCCTTTATTCAGTATGCTTCATCATCATATGGTAGTAACCAGGCACCACCTGCTGGCAGAAAACAGTACCTTTCACAAAAGAACTTTACATTGAGAGAACTGTGTACAGTGATTTCCCGTTTTTAAATTGCTATAACTGACTTGTTGgcctataatatgtgaaacatatgtcaaatgtatccctcacgaatgatatcaagtcatcttgagccacaaacatGACATTCTTGTCATAAGGTAGAACCCACAATTTGGGAACCTTTatgtatcctttatttatccagttaaaaagTCTaactgacattaaaaatgtcttttttaaagagaaatcGGACCAAGAGGATAGCAGAAatataacccctttgtaaatCCTGTTCACTAAAGTCTATTTACTActataagtaaagacatcatattacacataaaaaagcaCATGGAAACATCAAGATTCGACACATTCACAGGGCTTCATCAAACCGTCATTAGGTATCAACAAACTAAAATGTGCTGAAAAGAACGGACACTGCAAAGCAAAGAAGAACACTGCTCCTGTAAACGGGCACTAGCTACTGTCTAGTAGCTTGAAGACCCAAATACTGTCAAGACACACCTCACCTTAGGCCTCTACAGGCTTGGCGTTCAGACTCAGACGCCCAAGCTCACCACAGCACTGAAGCTGCTTCACACCGAAGGAGTTAGCAGCTCTTTAACAACTTTTACTGTTGGGTGGCTAATTGCTGAGTGAACCCAGCTGTGCACTGGCTACTCGGGGGAAATGGTCAGGTCAAAGTCAGGTGAGAAGGAAAACGGGACACACTAAAACACATAACAAGTTTGCTTGGGCGTAACAGTTATACGTTTGTCTATGAAGAGAAATTGCAATGCttccattattttatttatatcttggTGCCTTGTTTTTAAACTCGTGTATAAAtgacgtgtgtgtatgtgcgcgcGCGCTTGTTTTAAAGCAACTTCCGAAAGAAACGCTAAATGAACtaagtaattagataagtactTAATATTAATTAAGAGTCCGGTTGATTAGAGGTGATACAGTTAGACAACTTCTCTGTGCTTCTGTGATCTCCATCACCTGCTGGAGGTATTGCTGTTGTAAAGACAGTTTCTTAAGATTGTTGCACATGAATCCCTCTTCTCAGAGGCCTGACTGTAAAGGTACAAAGGACCAACACTAGCATTCACCACACTAGTTTCTCCAACAGGTGGAAGCTGCTTCTTGTTGTGGCTGCTTTGATTTTTACTTCACCATAGAAGCAGCAAAGGGAATTAACCAGAGTTGGGTGTCTTCTGTAAACGAGATTCACTTCATAGCACTTTTTTACTCTActggagcactcaaagtgcattatacaacttgcctcatttacacaggcacttttttctatgctttttctacttgagtgctttctatctaaccttcacacacattcatactccgatggattcATCAGAGATCAACTTGGGATTAGTATCTTgctcaaggatatttggcatgccaccaaccttccaattagtagactacctgctctacctcctgagctacagcaacATATGTTTTCCCTAATATCTTTTCTGTTATTTGTAAACATAGATCTACCTATAAATCATAAGCCTAAGTAGCTTAATTACCACTAAATTACTACAAAATATGATTGTGAGGAATGTTTGAAACTACACATTTACATGGTCAATAAAAGAGGAAAGAGCTTGACTTGTAACATTTTGCTGCAGTTCAAACACTAATATATTAATACTAAAgccttttcattttaaacatatAAAGTTAGATGGAAATGCAGTCTTTTATGTTTTCTGTACCTGGAAATATTTCCATCTCTCTGCCATCTGATGTGACTGTCTTTAACTCTCAGTTATTGTGGCATTCAGGTGTCACACTGCACATTCACCTCAAGAGAGAGCTGTTTCATCATAATTCATACTAGTTGCAGTACACAGTTAACCTGGATATTTTGTGAATTGCCATAGCACACCTTAACACGGaaaaaattataaatgtaaTCTTAAGATACTAGCAATGGCACTTCACATTTGTGTTGAAATGTTCAAACTGTCTTTCTTTCAAAGTGCTTTGGATCCCTTTccagaattaaaaaaacaaaaagcaatattttaaactatttttgtAACATCTACCATTTAAACAAAAATGACCACATTttccattacattttatttattggttATGTTATTTCCACACAGGTGTTTGTTCAGCTTCTTCCCAGGAGCTGTGGCTTGTCTTCACTCTGCAAAAAAAGCAATAATCCTCTAACGTTATTTAATCTACATACTGTAAACAGGCAATCAAATTAGTAAAACCTTTATGATTGTTAAACCTTGTGAATACCTCTGACATTCAGCATCATTGATGACTCTGCAGTCCCCAGTTTGTTCTGTATGACGACTTTGTATTCCCCGTTGTCTTTGGGTCCCACTCTCAATATAAGCAAGGAGCAGACTCCACATACATTTGTGATGTGGTAGTTGGTGTTTGTGTTGAGGCTGATATTGTTCCAGTACCACGTAACACGTGGAGCTGGATCACCCTTAATGGCACAGCTCATGTAGCATTCATAACCTTGTGGGGCTGTACGCCTCTTCAGGGGAACAATAAATGAGGGAGGAGAATCGAAGATCCGGTGTTTTATCTCTGGCCTGTTTACTTGgaacttttctgaaacaaagaattacaaaaagtaattatattttaacaaaaataataattaagtgGGGGAGACTGGGACACTTATGATAAGGGATGGTTAGTGTTAATTAGtgaaattttatttgtttttattatgttgAAACGTGTTGATTTCAAATCTGATTTCTTAGATTGAAGTAAAGGTTGTGAATAAAGTATGTTATGCATTTATCTTTATTAATAACCATGGGTCATGAGCAGACACATTTAAGCTCACAGATGAGTCCATATTTAGAGCTATCATGCAGTTTCTTACTGTCAGTTTTGCCGTCTATTATTGGCTGCctgtgcatattttattcttgcTCACTCAGAGACCcctgtttctttctttgctaTTTTGTATTGAATACAGAAAAGGGCTTATTTAGTTTCTTAATTGACAATctgattaatatttttatgtctaACAATGAATGAACGTCAGG is a window from the Pelmatolapia mariae isolate MD_Pm_ZW linkage group LG5, Pm_UMD_F_2, whole genome shotgun sequence genome containing:
- the LOC134626954 gene encoding protein phosphatase 1 regulatory subunit 12B-like isoform X2, yielding MSSLPSHNKDPSRIRKQLSDSCPVSSVATTKSLRHERLSRLGSSGSSDVSNDTSTNHAESYFLQRENRLSARKKAQEETANNDYKKMYEKALATNQRLKSRLETSKQELTMIQDQLERAQKGRQDDCGANVLEAEKKIKAELKMENQRLKDENGALIRVITKLSK
- the LOC134626954 gene encoding protein phosphatase 1 regulatory subunit 12B-like isoform X1, which produces MSSLPSHNKDPSRIRKQLSDSCPVSSVATTKSLRHERLSRLGSSGSSDVSNDTSTNHAESYFLQRENRLSARKKAQEETANNDYKKMYEKALATNQRLKSRLETSKQELTMIQDQLERAQKGRQDDCGANVLEAEKKESWSLKKRISDMEEQLKIKAELKMENQRLKDENGALIRVITKLSK